In a genomic window of Brassica oleracea var. oleracea cultivar TO1000 unplaced genomic scaffold, BOL UnpScaffold01005, whole genome shotgun sequence:
- the LOC106320666 gene encoding uncharacterized protein LOC106320666, which produces MASDLADGPRWYAIESRDGLGLAYLNEFISARALKQKCLRCYNGVTLRLDASTYDAMFPEAVPIQISARLELPSGFTPLRQTSFTRTCYPVGGDEGDGGEGGWLVLDLPLPSRFGQEELPYVRSFLAFPARSHGFSRVISLEIGLIYKKDSQTQSDPNYDGTNFWSSLWFWTLSRECQRRSLHFSAGTDKAVVE; this is translated from the exons ATGGCGAGTGACCTAGCGGATGGACCAAGGTGGTATGCAATCGAGTCCAGAGATGGACTAGGGTTGGCTTACCTGAACGAGTTCATATCTGCTAGGGCCCTCAAGCAGAAATGTTTG cGCTGCTACAACGGTGTTACCTTGAGGCTTGATGCTAGTACCTATGATGCCATGTTTCCTGAAGCAGTACCAATTCAG ATCTCGGCAAGGCTTGAGCTTCCTTCTGGCTTCACTCCTCTGAGACAGACCTCTTTTACCAGGACGTGTTATCCCGTGGGAGGTGACGAAGGTGACGGAGGTGAGGGAGGGTGGCTTGTGCTTGATCTCCCCCTCCCTTCAAGATTCGGCCAAGAAGAGCTTCCTTACGTGAGAAGCTTTCTTGCGTTTCCTGCTAGGTCCCATGGGTTCTCGCGAGTCATCTCGCTCGAGATTGGGCTGATCTACAAAAAAGATTCCCAAACCCAGTCCGATCCCAATTACGATGGTACAAACTTTTGGTCATCGCTTTGGTTTTGGACACTTTCTCGTGAGTGTCAACGTCGTAGCCTTCATTTCTCAGCAG GGACTGACAAAGCGGTGGTGGAGTAA